The genomic stretch gcGGCAAGCTGGTGACCGGCTATGTAGGAGCTCACCTCCCAACTAGTAACTGGTCGTTGTGGCCACACATTGCACCGAGACTTGGAACTGGACGCGTGCATGGTGACCGAACGTGAGAGCAACCCATACGGCATTGGTAACATGCTGAGCATGAGATGGGCTGGAGGAGAAGGGGATGAATGGGAGGGAGGATAGAGcaggtgagagagagaggagagatgggCCCACATTTTCACAAGCGTTCAACTGCAGGTGCTTGCTTAAACCTCTGTGCAAAGACTCTATACAAATGTTTGATGTAATAATGTCAACATGTCTTTAAGTATCTAATAAGAAATGCGTGAAACCCCCTACATCAAAGCTCCAGCGAGGTCCTCTTTTCAGATGTGGCGTGTGGCTAGGAAACCACAATGTTAGTAGTGATTAGTCAGATGATTGAGTGGCATAAACTATGCACTAAACCATTGTTAATTCGATGTGGGGATGATTAGTGCACCAATATAATTAGTTAAGGGATTGATTTACATCAAGTAAAACATCAAAATACTTAaggaataaaaaaaggaaaagtgcATTTTTCATCCTCAAGTATTGCAAAGTGCATTCATTCTTTATGTTTCATTTGTTGTAAATTAGCCCCTTAATTTACTAAACCGATGCATTTATCATCCCACCTAAGTTTGATATTAGTTTAGTGTCATATAACATCGGCTTAGGCCATGTAATCATATTACTAGTCACTTCTTAGGTATGTCTAATGTTGAGTCAATTGCTACAATAGCTCGGTATGAATCAGTTCCATTAATTTTTCtaataatttttatttcataGGAAATTTAgagtatttattatttttttattggtTTTATATATTCGACTCAGCATATTACATTGCTAAGCAAGGACTAGTCAGATAATTTCATGGCATACACCGTCACTAGATGGCATTGAACCATTGTCAAACTTAGATGGGGTTGATTTTCACCAAATGAAATATGGGaaatgaatgtcacacttttgcaattTGCGAGGGATGAAAATACACCTTTTTCCCCTAAAAAAACACTTTCCTTTTTTAACAAATTGGCAGGGGAGTCCCCTATACCTGTTTTTTGGTATATATATAAAGAAAAACAGCATGTACAAAGAAGTTACAAAGCTGACATTCTCAAAGAGCAAAGGGGGGAGGAGGAATGAAAAGTTACAGATTATTCATCCTGAATGATCATATCTAAAGGGGCCAGCGAAAGATTCCACACAATTCCCAAAAACACCCAGCACATTTGAATGAGACAACATTCAAATAATATGTGCATGAGATTTTCTTCACAATCTGCAGAACGTAGAACACATGTGTAATCATCGAGATGCATGTTCTAATATCTTGTGAGGAGGTTTCTTGTATTCAGGCGATCTCTAAGCAAGAGCCAAAAgcaaaactattttttagtctGTCCTTTCAGTTCTCATTAGTTTTAATAGTAATAAAGTACTTCACCAGTCCCATAACTCACAAAATGTACAATCAAGTCCCTAAACTTTGCTACAGTATGACACGAGTCATGGGGTTGTGGATTTGTGGTGCTCTGCTTCAGCCTCAAGCGGAGAGGAAGGGAGCTACTGGCTTGCCTATTAGTTTCatggagaaagaaaaatgagagaGAAGAGGTAGTTTTGCTTGCTTTGATGTGGCATTAAAGGCGCTGGAGGTGAGTAGGTAGAGCGATGATGGTCGAAGCTCGCAAGAAATGGTAGAGTCGGGCTAGTGGTCGCCACAAAGGTGCTTACCGTTTGCCGTTGCAAGCATGTGCATACGACAAGCGCCTTTTCCTTCCTCTACTACCCATCTTGCAGAGGTACTGGTCAAGCTCGACGGGTACCTCAGCAGTGTTGACACCAGCGGGTGCAGCCAGTGGCAAGCTGGTGACCGGCTGTGTAGGAGCTCGCCTCCCGAGTAGTAACTGGTCGTTGCGGCCGCACATGGCACCGAGACTTGGAACTGGATGCGTGCATGGTGACCGAACATGAGAGCAACCATACGACATTGGTAATTAACATGCTGAGCATGAGATAGGCCAGAGGAGTTGGGATGAAAGGGAGGGAGGATAGAGtaggtgagagagagagaggagacatGTCGAGTCCTTGTCATAGCATAGTATAAACAGCATGTCACGTAGGTGGTTTAACTTAAATTAGACGATTTGTGACTCATATGGTACAATTAGCAAGTTTTTTTAGGGATCTGATTGTTCATTTTGATAGTTCTGGACCGGATGACATAACGTTACAATTTTGATGGCCTGCAAAACTGCAGTACCTAAACCTAAACCTCATCCTTCCCCCACAATCCATCTTGGAAAGGTAGTGGTCAAGCTCGACGGGTACCTCAGCAGTGTCGACAGCAGCGGCTGCAGCCATTGGCAAGTTGGTGAACGGCTATGTAGGAGCTCGCCTCCCAACTAGTAAATGGTCATCGCGGCCACACATGGCACCGAGACTTGGAACTCAAGGCGTGCATGGTGATCGAACGTGAGAGCAACCCATACGGCATCGGTAACATGCCGAGCATGAGATGGGCCGGAGAAGAAGGGAATGAAAGGGAGGGAGGATAGAGaaggtgagagagagaggagaggtgggCCCAATACATGGTCCCCAATTGTTGGATCCTTATCATAGGATAGTATAAACAGCATGTCACGCATGTGGTTTAACGTAAGTTAGACGATTTGTGACTCTAGGTACAAATAGCAAGTTTTTTTGGGATCTGATTGTTCATTTTGCTAGTTCGGGACCGGGATGACATAACATTACAATTTTGAGGACCGATAGTATGTTTACTCTTTTAATAAGTAATATTTCTTTGGTGAAGATATGATATACGGTACATATTTACTAATAAGTAAACTAGGTATCCTCGCAGTTTATACACATGTAAACTTAGGATTTAAATTGTTTTACAAAATGAAGAAATTATTAGTTGACATTTTAATGGAGTATATATGGTTAACTTATCATTTCAGACTTCAGGAGATCGTATGGAGCAGTACACTATGCACGACCTGGTGCATGATCTAGCGACATTGGTCATGGGTGATGAGTTAATTGTTTCTAATGTTGCATCGAAGAATAATAAAGCACATAGCCAGAAATATTGTCGCTATGCTTCGTTTACCAAATATGACCACACAACAAGGTTATCCAATGTTTTACCCTCAAAGGTGAGGGCACTTCATTTCTCAGATAACGGCAAGCTGGATCTCTCTTGTGGGGCATTTTCATTTGCAAAGTGCTTGCGTATTTTGGATTTTAGTGGATGCTCTGGTATACTGTTGCCCGACTCTGTTGGGCAACTGAAGCAGCTGAAGTACCTTACTGCTCCACGAGTGCAAAATGAAGTTCTCCCAGAGTTTATGACCGAGCTATCAAAACTGCAGTACCTGAACCTGAATGGATCTTCTCACATTTCCACACTACCAGAATCAATGGGCAAGCTCTGCTGTCTGAAATATCTGGGTTTGTCAGGTTGTTCTGGAATATCTAAACTGCCAGAATCATTTGGTGATTCAAAATTTATGGTGCATCTTAACATGTCAGATTGTTCTGGGATAAGAGAACTGCCAGCCTCACTTGGCAATCTCACAAATTTACAGCATCTTGACATGTCAGGTTGTTTTCGGATAAGAGAACTGCCAGCCTCACTTGGCAATCTCACAAATTTACAGCATCTTGACATGGGAGGTTGTTATGGGATAAGAGAACTGCCAGACTCACTTGGCAATCTGACAAATTTACAGCATCTTGAATTATTTAATTGCTCTAATGTCAAAGTGATACCTGAATCTTTGTGTGGCCTCACACATCTCCGACATTTGAACTTATCATGTTGTAAAATTATCACACGGCTACCAGAAGCTATAGACAGCCTGGTCAAGCTACGGTATTTGGACATGTCATCTTGTGGTGTCGTGGAATTTCCAGAGTCATTTAAGAGACTCCGTAATTTATTGCATCTAGATTTGGGATTCAAGTCTATTGAGAAAGGCTTAGCGGGAGCTCTGCATGGCCTCACCGCATTACAATATCTGGATATGTCATACTTGAGGTACAAGGATAATTTTGAGATCAAGGAAGATCTACCTGTAGCTATGAGAAACCTCACCAATCTTAAGGTTTTGAAATTGGAAAGCACATTTACTAATCTCTTTGGTACCTGTACCAATCTTAATTTTATCGGTACACTTACCAATCTTGAGCATCTGGACCTATCGATGAACGGATTCAAGTATCTACCAGAAAGTATTGGTAATCTCAAAAGGCTGCATACACTGAATCTCAAGTTTTGCTGGAAGCTCGAGTCCCTCCCAGAGAGTATATCTTGTGCAACTGGGCTGAAGTCTGTATTGCTGGACAACTGCCCACACAAATTGATGGATCAGGCCAGTTCTCTATTGCACTATTCACTAACATTACCACTCTTCAAGGTTCGTGCTGATGACGTCAATGATCATAGCAATCTGCATGTGCTCGAGGGTGAAAATGCCATCGGTGAGTTACATATAGTTTCCCTTGAAAACGTAAGACTTCTGGAGGAAGCACAGAGACTTAACCTGTTGACAAAACATAATCTTTTGACTTTGAAACTGGTTTGGACCTTGGGTGATCGATATCTGGAGGATGAGGATTTGTTGGGACAACTAGTGCCACCAATGAGCCTGAAGGTCTTGAGTCTAGAAGGTTATAGCAGTCCGAGCTTTCCTGGCTGGCTCATGGCCATTTCTCGTCTTCTCCCTAATCTTACAATTATTCAATTGAAGGATCTGCCTACATGTAGCAACCTACCACCACTTGGACAGTTGCCGTACCTAGAGGATTTGTGCCTCCAGAATTTACCCAAGGTTACAAAAATTGACCGGGATATCTGCGGTGGCAAAGGAGCGTTCCCCCGACTGACAAAGTTCACGGTGGCTCATATGGATGGTTTGAAGGAGTGGAATACAACATGCCCTGGCGAAGATGGTGTGGAGGAGTTCATGTTCCCTATGCTAGAGGAACTCAGAGTTGATGACTGTCCAAAGATGAGATTGAAACCATGCCCACCCAAATGTCGTCGTTTCTCAATATCAAGCAGCGACCAAGTTATATCTTCACTGGAGGAGGTACAAACCAGCAGCCATCGCTGGAACTCTACTCCAACTACCACCAACCTGTTTATCGGCAGAAGTAAGCATGACACTTTCAGGCTGTTTCACAACTTCCCGGCCCTCCAGACGTTGGATTTATCAGGCTGTTCAAATCTGACAAGCTTGCCGGAGGGCATACAACAACTCTCCTCCCTTCAGGAGTTGACTTGTGATGACAGCATATCACCACTGCCAGAATGGCTGAGCGACATCTCCTCTCTCAAAAGGCTCGTCATCGACGACGATGGTAGCTTCAAGTCTTTGCCTGCATGTATACAACACCTCACCAACCTCCAGGAGCTAGTTATTAATCGGAACAACAAGGAACTGCAGCAATGGTGCGAGTCAGAAGAGAACAAGGCCAAGCTCGCACACATTAACATAGTAAGTTCACACGACAAAACAGCATTTATTTTTCTCAATCCAGCAATCAAGTTTTCTCATAAAACTGATGTACTTCATATTTGTTCTCAGCAAGTCAAGTATCTTA from Setaria italica strain Yugu1 chromosome II, Setaria_italica_v2.0, whole genome shotgun sequence encodes the following:
- the LOC111256290 gene encoding putative disease resistance protein RGA4 — translated: MAEILAGLLTSAIVGIAKDKLAAAIAEQANLFWNFSDDLEDMNLVLEAISAALQDAERRSAKEKLVQLLLKRLKHAALDITDMLEDYQDTSDRLTAEKPGVLSCLPVALKKIVVANRMKSMREEVRKINKDFQDFKFSKDGTCTSLEQHDDDRETSSRLPEKPIIGRNREKQEIINLLSAGTNNDETVIISIHGLGGMGKSTLAQLIYNDAQFKKYDHRIWVYVSRDFSLKKIGSSIISLIPIEGGQQNRDTLEAINQCLDNLFSGKKVLIVLDDLWEEKDTELGKLRSMLQVGKKGTTIDVIVTTRNEDIARKVSTCPPYKLDALNDYTCWEIIKRYSMFEDQHYQERLLNIGLDIAKKCAGVALAAQTLGYMLQSKDLDGWIEINNSYIWNESSQDNGGVLPSLKLSYERMQPQLRICFSYCAIFPKGHNIAEDDLIHQWIALGFIKPSKGKDYTRQLLGMSFLQVSKLPKTSGDRMEQYTMHDLVHDLATLVMGDELIVSNVASKNNKAHSQKYCRYASFTKYDHTTRLSNVLPSKVRALHFSDNGKLDLSCGAFSFAKCLRILDFSGCSGILLPDSVGQLKQLKYLTAPRVQNEVLPEFMTELSKLQYLNLNGSSHISTLPESMGKLCCLKYLGLSGCSGISKLPESFGDSKFMVHLNMSDCSGIRELPASLGNLTNLQHLDMSGCFRIRELPASLGNLTNLQHLDMGGCYGIRELPDSLGNLTNLQHLELFNCSNVKVIPESLCGLTHLRHLNLSCCKIITRLPEAIDSLVKLRYLDMSSCGVVEFPESFKRLRNLLHLDLGFKSIEKGLAGALHGLTALQYLDMSYLRYKDNFEIKEDLPVAMRNLTNLKVLKLESTFTNLFGTCTNLNFIGTLTNLEHLDLSMNGFKYLPESIGNLKRLHTLNLKFCWKLESLPESISCATGLKSVLLDNCPHKLMDQASSLLHYSLTLPLFKVRADDVNDHSNLHVLEGENAIGELHIVSLENVRLLEEAQRLNLLTKHNLLTLKLVWTLGDRYLEDEDLLGQLVPPMSLKVLSLEGYSSPSFPGWLMAISRLLPNLTIIQLKDLPTCSNLPPLGQLPYLEDLCLQNLPKVTKIDRDICGGKGAFPRLTKFTVAHMDGLKEWNTTCPGEDGVEEFMFPMLEELRVDDCPKMRLKPCPPKCRRFSISSSDQVISSLEEVQTSSHRWNSTPTTTNLFIGRSKHDTFRLFHNFPALQTLDLSGCSNLTSLPEGIQQLSSLQELTCDDSISPLPEWLSDISSLKRLVIDDDGSFKSLPACIQHLTNLQELVINRNNKELQQWCESEENKAKLAHINIMYR